From the genome of Eptesicus fuscus isolate TK198812 chromosome 24, DD_ASM_mEF_20220401, whole genome shotgun sequence, one region includes:
- the SHISA4 gene encoding protein shisa-4, whose translation MPLTAVALLLLGAPLALAGSGCLGYLDEDDAWHPGFSCQPFTFCCGTCHRRSCCRDLSLLISESQQKRCLGFSPKFTAGLAAALTLFLAVVASAACCFFCTCRYLARRRRRLQSPCAGQEIPMTGALVQPAYPYPPDPKAGPGPPPPGFLCAPSAPPQPPLYPAGPPVYSPAAPPPYLPPQPAYPGA comes from the exons ATGCCACTCACGGCCGTCGCCCTCCTGCTGCTGGGGGCCCCGCTGG CGCTGGCCGGCTCCGGCTGCCTGGGGTACCTGGACGAGGACGACGCCTGGCACCCGGGCTTCAGCTGCCAGCCCTTCACCTTCTGCTGCGGGACCTGCCACCGTCGCTCCTGCTGCCGGGACCTGAGCCTGCTCATCTCCGAGTCCCAGCAGAAGCGCTGCCTGGGCTTCAG CCCCAAGTTCACGGCGGGCCTGGCCGCAGCCCTGACCCTCTTCCTGGCCGTGGTCGCCTCCGCCGCCTGCTGCTTCTTCTGCACCTGCCGCTACCTGGCCCGCCGGCGCCGGCGGCTGCAGAGCCCCTGTGCAG gccaggAGATTCCAATGACAGGCGCCCTCGTGCAGCCGGCTTACCCGTACCCGCCGGACCCCAAGGctggccccggccccccgcccccgggcttcCTGTGCGCCCCCagtgctcctccccagcctcctctctaCCCGGCAGGGCCCCCTGTCTACAGCCCTGCAG CTCCGCCCCCTTATCTGCCACCGCAGCCCGCCTACCCCGGAGCCTGA